In the Micromonospora narathiwatensis genome, one interval contains:
- a CDS encoding WXG100 family type VII secretion target, with protein sequence MSQTQAEAAVMQQTAARFEQVDQSLQSMLSGLMAELEVLQQAWRGAGGRSFEQVKQQWAQDQATLQRALRETATAIRTAGTQYDVSDTEAAGRVAGTHRGIQLPL encoded by the coding sequence GTGTCCCAGACCCAGGCAGAAGCCGCGGTGATGCAGCAGACCGCCGCGAGGTTCGAGCAGGTGGACCAGTCGTTGCAGAGCATGCTCAGCGGCCTGATGGCCGAGCTGGAGGTGTTGCAGCAGGCCTGGCGTGGCGCCGGTGGGCGCTCGTTCGAGCAGGTGAAGCAACAGTGGGCGCAGGACCAGGCGACGCTGCAGCGCGCCCTGCGCGAGACGGCCACCGCGATCCGCACCGCCGGAACGCAGTACGACGTCTCGGACACCGAGGCCGCCGGCCGGGTCGCCGGCACCCACCGCGGCATCCAGCTGCCGCTCTGA
- a CDS encoding immune inhibitor A domain-containing protein — translation MRGRVTAGLAAATAALLAAGVVTAPAAAAPAAEPAPGVEKANHGKDNLPDPKADQHREVRKQAIADLVTGKAKLQTRNGSKVIKVKDDLFVEYQQAPKVDKIFTILVEFGDRTDPRTGGTPGPVRNQIPEPDRNWNGDATDDNSTLWRPDFGRDHYLDMFFGEGESFRDFYLNQSGGRYTVDGDVSAWVKLPYNEARYGSNAIAESDGYWNLVKDSVTSWYNSQIAAGRTPQQVKDYLAQFDQWDRYDFDGDGDFNEPDGYIDHFQIVHAGEGEEAGGGAQGDDAIWSHRWAAFPNLAGTAGPGANKAGGVSIGDTGFWVRDYTTEPENGGLGVFTHEYGHDLGLPDLYDTAGGDNGVGFWSLMASGSWLSHGTDDIGSTPGYMDPWSKLYLGWLNYSTVDYGKASTQVTLGPAGDSDGPKAQAVVVNLPSTTQTTNYNTPFGGSYEWWSGSADDLNTTLTRQLDLTGATTASITAKAQYETEEDYDFFYAEVSTNGGATWTQLGNSLIDPGETGIDGSSNGGWVDLTYDLSAFAGQTVQFRYRYATDGGVHFAGVFLDNISLVKSGSVVWTDDAETQDAAWTARGWTRMTGSVTDTYPRFYIAENRTYVGYDDTLRTGGYNFGWNNTRPKFVERFSNQPGLLIWYVNYAYGDNNTSEHPGYGLNLPVDVRPGAITIGSGNITNRRGGYDATFSLYAKPAQTFHRNGVALTVPKLPPNPVFHDNKVDRYWSPGNPQNSVKVGGTGIKIEIVKQGTNPTDPMVVNVSN, via the coding sequence TTGAGGGGACGAGTCACAGCGGGCCTGGCCGCCGCCACGGCCGCGCTGCTGGCGGCCGGCGTCGTCACGGCACCGGCGGCCGCCGCACCGGCGGCCGAGCCGGCCCCCGGCGTCGAGAAGGCGAACCACGGCAAGGACAACCTCCCGGACCCGAAGGCAGACCAGCACCGGGAGGTCCGGAAGCAGGCGATCGCCGACCTGGTGACGGGCAAGGCCAAGCTTCAGACGCGCAACGGCTCGAAGGTCATCAAGGTAAAGGACGACCTGTTCGTCGAGTACCAGCAGGCACCGAAGGTCGACAAGATCTTCACCATCCTGGTCGAGTTCGGGGACCGGACCGACCCGCGTACCGGCGGCACCCCCGGACCGGTGCGCAACCAGATCCCCGAGCCGGACCGCAACTGGAACGGCGACGCCACCGACGACAACAGCACCCTGTGGCGTCCCGACTTCGGCCGCGACCACTACCTCGACATGTTCTTCGGGGAGGGCGAGTCGTTCCGGGACTTCTACCTGAATCAGTCCGGCGGCCGCTACACCGTGGACGGTGACGTCTCGGCATGGGTGAAACTCCCCTACAACGAGGCCCGGTACGGCAGCAACGCCATCGCGGAGTCCGACGGGTACTGGAACCTCGTCAAGGACAGCGTCACCTCCTGGTACAACTCGCAGATCGCGGCGGGCCGGACCCCGCAGCAGGTCAAGGACTACCTGGCCCAGTTCGACCAGTGGGACCGGTACGACTTCGACGGCGACGGCGACTTCAACGAGCCGGACGGCTACATCGATCACTTCCAGATCGTGCACGCCGGTGAGGGCGAGGAGGCCGGCGGCGGCGCCCAGGGCGACGACGCCATCTGGTCGCACCGCTGGGCCGCGTTCCCGAACCTGGCGGGCACCGCCGGTCCGGGTGCGAACAAGGCCGGCGGCGTGAGCATCGGCGACACCGGTTTCTGGGTCCGGGACTACACCACCGAGCCCGAGAACGGCGGTCTGGGCGTCTTCACCCACGAGTACGGCCACGACCTCGGACTGCCGGACCTGTACGACACCGCGGGCGGTGACAACGGGGTCGGCTTCTGGAGCCTGATGGCCTCGGGTTCGTGGCTGAGCCACGGCACCGACGACATCGGTTCGACCCCGGGCTACATGGACCCGTGGTCGAAGCTCTACCTCGGCTGGCTGAACTACTCGACGGTCGACTACGGCAAGGCCAGCACCCAGGTGACCCTCGGCCCGGCCGGTGACAGCGACGGGCCGAAGGCCCAGGCGGTCGTGGTGAACCTGCCCTCGACGACCCAGACCACGAACTACAACACGCCGTTCGGCGGGTCGTACGAGTGGTGGAGCGGCAGCGCGGACGACCTGAACACGACCCTGACCCGGCAGCTGGACCTGACCGGCGCGACCACCGCGTCGATCACGGCGAAGGCCCAGTACGAGACGGAGGAGGACTACGACTTCTTCTACGCCGAGGTCTCCACGAACGGTGGGGCGACCTGGACCCAGTTGGGCAACTCGCTCATCGACCCGGGTGAGACCGGGATCGACGGTTCCAGCAACGGCGGCTGGGTCGACCTGACCTACGACCTGTCCGCGTTCGCCGGGCAGACCGTGCAGTTCCGTTACCGCTACGCCACCGACGGCGGCGTGCACTTCGCCGGCGTGTTCCTGGACAACATCTCGCTGGTGAAGAGCGGTTCGGTCGTCTGGACCGACGACGCGGAGACGCAGGACGCCGCGTGGACGGCCAGGGGCTGGACCCGGATGACCGGCTCGGTGACCGACACCTACCCCCGGTTCTACATCGCCGAGAACCGGACCTACGTCGGGTACGACGACACGCTGCGGACCGGTGGGTACAACTTCGGCTGGAACAACACCCGGCCGAAGTTCGTCGAGCGGTTCTCGAACCAGCCCGGCCTGCTCATCTGGTACGTGAACTACGCGTACGGCGACAACAACACGTCGGAGCACCCGGGCTACGGCCTGAACCTGCCGGTCGACGTCCGGCCGGGCGCGATCACCATCGGCTCGGGCAACATCACCAACCGGCGCGGCGGTTACGACGCGACGTTCAGCCTCTACGCCAAGCCGGCGCAGACGTTCCACCGCAACGGCGTGGCGTTGACCGTGCCGAAGCTCCCGCCGAACCCGGTCTTCCACGACAACAAGGTCGACCGGTACTGGAGCCCCGGCAACCCGCAGAACTCGGTCAAGGTCGGCGGCACCGGCATCAAGATCGAGATCGTGAAGCAGGGCACCAACCCGACCGACCCGATGGTCGTGAACGTCAGCAACTGA
- a CDS encoding SseB family protein, which translates to MTGWEPATEAEVAMRDALRAQDQQLYFRILTRVDLLLPVAAEMPGQAPSGWGTWTTGGRTHILAFTSVTALRACLGGNAGATRRVPYAELAAAWPNHEWWLAVNPGLPVEGYLPAWFVAQLSRGDVRLPGRTMGARARLERVETAARLRTGTPGRDGTSPLPDAFAGGAPAAPIPSGPGGRVPATGDESSTVPIPTPATRPRATGSTGPPAVHRPEPAIDPPAPDRPAPLNRRPRDDGPVRDAWPARPPRTASVGGAVGPPGDRPAPGSDNLSGWLRDLRRRPDESDPFAGAGRTGSANGPSGEPAPPPPARSFFEPSSSRRPPSPGPVHPVGERAVPPPRLGQGGQPFPRRRPLSEPVPEQPTRPFGVDGGEVTQALRPQEAARPFRPSPAPNEEATQALPRRHSVPGDGPGTAERTQPIPPGAFAPAETEELSSSIAEPVSGPPAPQRGFKPIVIEGTVIESRDLTGPEESPPSPPAFDAASEPHAVSTVPAATSAMATAAGSPHRTDGDGSGTPWAGPADPTLPLTIDRSAEPTVSLFEPPAPAAPAAAEPTVSLFEPPAAPPAPSAAPPAPSAAPPAPSAAPPAPSAAPPAPSAAPPAPEPAASSGPEPAPPEPVPPDFVPANDVEEELLGAAGSGSTDGFLSTLLLARVLLPVAAGSAPGSRPGDPGFVWQTEQLDGETYVVVYTSPERLADRVDGPVDTVHVKFVQLIRRWPDESWSFAVNPGAPIGAKYPGEQVLALANWAAEVGLGDDPEGEPEQPAAEAETIPAARPAAPPVDPNRPVTMQKALAPSQLAYYLERGYDRVSGFVHRAGEVAHLSTPAQLFDALGLGHPDSPFSRDAEEIYVLRWPAYRPSLYRIPYGGQNEAAMRAMEGWVIERPPFRGNGFAPGESSDVVAEFKVDSARLPHGAQLCRIGVDGIDRVVAILDTDALLWRRVGES; encoded by the coding sequence GTGACCGGATGGGAGCCGGCCACCGAGGCCGAGGTGGCGATGCGGGACGCGTTGCGTGCGCAGGACCAGCAGCTCTACTTCCGCATCCTGACCCGCGTCGATCTGCTGCTGCCGGTCGCCGCCGAGATGCCCGGGCAGGCCCCGTCCGGCTGGGGCACCTGGACCACCGGCGGCCGGACGCACATTCTCGCCTTCACCTCCGTCACCGCGTTGCGGGCGTGCCTGGGCGGGAACGCCGGCGCCACCCGCCGCGTCCCGTACGCCGAACTGGCCGCCGCGTGGCCGAACCACGAGTGGTGGCTGGCCGTCAATCCCGGCCTTCCGGTCGAGGGCTACCTGCCCGCCTGGTTCGTGGCGCAGCTCTCCCGGGGCGACGTCCGGCTGCCGGGTCGGACCATGGGTGCCCGCGCCCGCCTGGAGCGGGTGGAGACGGCCGCCCGGCTCCGCACCGGCACACCCGGCCGGGACGGCACGTCGCCGCTCCCCGACGCGTTCGCGGGCGGGGCGCCGGCCGCGCCGATCCCATCCGGCCCGGGCGGTCGCGTTCCGGCCACCGGGGACGAGTCGTCGACCGTACCGATCCCCACGCCGGCCACCCGGCCCCGCGCCACCGGATCGACCGGTCCGCCGGCGGTCCACCGGCCGGAGCCGGCGATCGACCCTCCGGCGCCGGACCGCCCAGCCCCGCTCAACCGGCGTCCCCGGGATGACGGACCGGTCCGCGACGCGTGGCCGGCCCGGCCACCCCGCACCGCGTCCGTCGGCGGCGCCGTCGGGCCGCCCGGTGACCGGCCCGCCCCCGGCTCCGACAATCTCTCCGGCTGGCTTAGAGACCTGCGCCGGCGTCCGGACGAGTCGGATCCGTTCGCCGGCGCCGGGCGTACCGGTTCGGCGAACGGCCCGTCCGGCGAACCCGCGCCGCCACCCCCCGCCCGGTCGTTCTTCGAGCCCTCCTCGTCCCGCCGGCCGCCGTCCCCGGGCCCGGTGCACCCGGTCGGTGAGCGCGCGGTTCCGCCGCCCCGGCTCGGCCAGGGCGGCCAGCCGTTTCCGCGCCGTCGCCCGCTGAGCGAGCCGGTGCCGGAGCAGCCCACCCGGCCGTTCGGAGTGGACGGCGGGGAGGTCACGCAGGCGCTCCGTCCGCAGGAAGCGGCCCGGCCGTTCCGGCCCAGCCCGGCCCCGAACGAGGAGGCCACCCAGGCTCTCCCCCGTCGTCACTCCGTCCCCGGCGACGGGCCGGGTACGGCCGAGCGGACCCAACCGATTCCTCCCGGGGCCTTCGCGCCGGCCGAGACGGAGGAACTGTCCTCGTCGATCGCCGAACCGGTGTCCGGCCCACCCGCGCCGCAACGGGGTTTCAAGCCGATCGTCATCGAGGGCACCGTGATCGAGTCCCGGGACCTCACCGGGCCCGAGGAGTCGCCCCCGAGCCCTCCGGCCTTCGACGCGGCGTCCGAGCCGCACGCCGTGTCGACCGTTCCCGCCGCCACCTCGGCGATGGCGACCGCGGCCGGTTCGCCGCACCGGACGGACGGCGACGGTTCGGGCACTCCCTGGGCCGGCCCCGCCGACCCCACCCTGCCGCTCACGATCGATCGGTCCGCCGAGCCGACGGTTTCGCTGTTCGAGCCGCCTGCGCCGGCCGCCCCGGCCGCCGCCGAGCCGACGGTTTCGCTGTTCGAGCCGCCCGCTGCGCCGCCCGCCCCGTCCGCCGCGCCGCCCGCCCCGTCCGCCGCGCCGCCCGCCCCGTCCGCCGCGCCGCCCGCCCCGTCCGCCGCGCCGCCCGCCCCGTCCGCCGCGCCGCCCGCGCCGGAGCCGGCGGCGTCCAGCGGACCGGAGCCGGCCCCGCCGGAGCCGGTGCCACCCGACTTCGTACCGGCGAACGACGTCGAGGAGGAACTGCTCGGCGCGGCGGGCAGCGGCAGCACCGACGGTTTCCTCTCCACCCTGCTGCTGGCCCGGGTGCTGCTGCCCGTCGCGGCCGGCTCCGCGCCGGGGAGCCGCCCCGGCGACCCCGGCTTCGTCTGGCAGACGGAGCAGCTCGACGGCGAGACGTACGTGGTGGTCTACACCTCGCCCGAGCGGCTGGCCGACCGCGTCGACGGTCCGGTCGACACGGTCCACGTGAAGTTCGTCCAGCTCATCCGGCGCTGGCCGGACGAGAGCTGGTCGTTCGCGGTGAACCCGGGCGCCCCGATCGGGGCGAAGTACCCCGGCGAGCAGGTCCTCGCGCTGGCCAACTGGGCCGCCGAGGTCGGCCTCGGGGACGACCCGGAGGGCGAGCCGGAACAGCCCGCCGCCGAGGCCGAAACCATCCCCGCGGCCCGTCCCGCCGCGCCGCCGGTCGACCCGAACCGGCCGGTGACCATGCAGAAGGCGCTCGCCCCGAGCCAGCTCGCCTACTACCTGGAGCGCGGCTACGACCGGGTGTCCGGCTTCGTGCACCGGGCCGGCGAGGTGGCCCACCTGAGCACTCCGGCGCAGCTCTTTGACGCGCTCGGCCTGGGCCACCCCGACTCACCGTTCTCCCGGGACGCCGAGGAGATCTACGTGCTGCGCTGGCCGGCGTACCGGCCGAGCCTCTACCGCATCCCGTACGGCGGGCAGAACGAGGCCGCGATGCGGGCGATGGAGGGCTGGGTGATCGAGCGTCCCCCGTTCCGTGGCAACGGCTTCGCGCCAGGGGAGAGCAGCGACGTGGTCGCCGAGTTCAAGGTGGACAGCGCCCGGCTGCCGCACGGTGCGCAACTGTGCCGGATCGGTGTGGACGGCATCGACCGGGTGGTGGCGATCCTGGACACCGACGCGCTGCTCTGGCGACGGGTCGGTGAGTCGTGA
- the mycP gene encoding type VII secretion-associated serine protease mycosin yields the protein MSRLIARPVLAVLAAVLAAVPPTGPAAARAPSACAAPPAPARPVADQPWPQQRYAPDRLAPLATGAGVVVAVVDSGVDRTHPQLAGRVLAGADFLDPGGDGTRDCAGHGTGVASIIAATSRPGVAFRGLAPGARILPVRVSEQQVVDGRESGRTVGAADFARAIRWAVDHDADVLNLSVVLYVDSPAVRLAIAYALRRDVVVVAAAGNLHDSGNPRPYPAAYDGVLGVGAIGADGVRSTFSQTGPYVDLVAPGSDVVMAATGQGHHRAEGTSYATPFVAATAALLRQYRPELSAVEVARRIVDSTDPAPGGGSGAGVLNPYRAVTESAGPAATRPHRGVALGVDRPDPAEVARRTRRAAARDRALLVAGATGAAILVVVLLAVVLPRGARRRWRPADPA from the coding sequence ATGTCCCGGCTCATCGCGCGCCCGGTCCTGGCCGTCCTGGCGGCCGTCCTCGCGGCCGTACCGCCGACCGGTCCGGCGGCGGCCCGGGCGCCGTCGGCCTGCGCCGCGCCGCCCGCCCCGGCCCGCCCGGTGGCGGACCAGCCGTGGCCCCAGCAACGGTACGCGCCGGACCGCCTCGCCCCGCTCGCCACCGGCGCCGGGGTGGTCGTCGCGGTGGTCGACTCCGGGGTCGACCGCACCCATCCACAGTTGGCCGGGCGGGTGCTCGCCGGTGCCGACTTCCTCGACCCGGGCGGCGACGGCACGCGGGACTGCGCGGGGCACGGCACCGGGGTGGCGAGCATCATCGCGGCCACATCCCGGCCCGGGGTGGCGTTCCGAGGGCTCGCCCCGGGCGCGCGCATCCTGCCGGTACGGGTCAGCGAGCAGCAGGTGGTCGACGGGCGGGAGTCGGGGCGTACGGTCGGCGCGGCCGACTTCGCGCGGGCCATCCGGTGGGCGGTGGACCACGACGCCGATGTGCTCAACCTCTCCGTCGTGCTGTACGTGGACAGCCCGGCGGTCCGCCTCGCGATCGCGTACGCGCTGCGCCGCGACGTCGTGGTGGTGGCCGCCGCCGGCAACCTGCACGACAGCGGCAACCCCCGGCCGTACCCGGCCGCGTACGACGGGGTGCTCGGGGTGGGCGCGATCGGCGCGGACGGCGTCCGCTCCACGTTCTCCCAGACCGGCCCCTACGTCGACCTGGTGGCTCCCGGCAGCGATGTGGTGATGGCGGCAACCGGGCAGGGGCACCACCGGGCGGAAGGGACGAGCTACGCGACGCCGTTCGTGGCCGCCACCGCCGCGCTGCTGCGGCAGTATCGTCCCGAGTTGTCCGCGGTCGAGGTGGCCCGGCGGATCGTGGACAGCACCGATCCGGCCCCGGGAGGCGGGTCCGGTGCGGGGGTGCTGAACCCGTACCGGGCGGTCACCGAGTCGGCGGGGCCGGCGGCGACGCGCCCGCACCGCGGCGTGGCCCTGGGAGTGGACCGGCCGGACCCGGCCGAGGTGGCGCGGCGGACCCGACGGGCGGCGGCCCGGGACCGGGCGCTGCTGGTGGCCGGGGCGACCGGGGCGGCGATCCTCGTGGTGGTGCTGCTCGCGGTGGTGCTGCCGCGCGGGGCCCGGCGCCGCTGGCGTCCGGCCGACCCGGCCTGA
- a CDS encoding alpha/beta fold hydrolase, translated as MTDQRRGPVDESCVLPDGPWTHRFVGANGSRFHVVEAGTGPMVLFLHGFPEYWLAWQELLPAVADAGFRAVAMDLRGYGASDKPPRGYDGYTLAADVAGLIRALGERSATLVGSGAGGLIAWTAASFHPSLVRRLVVLGAPHPLRLRAAIFADPRGQFAASTPTLKFQLPRYEHVLTRDDAAEVEAILRRWGGPRWVNGPDFAAYARSCREAMQIPQAAFCAMEGYRWAFRSVLRLHGYRFVKLMQRPLVTPTLQLHGALDRSSLPRTAQGSGRYVIAPYEWRLLDEVGHFPHMEAPDVVLGEILRWAKS; from the coding sequence ATGACCGACCAGCGACGCGGACCCGTCGACGAGTCCTGCGTCCTCCCCGACGGGCCGTGGACGCACCGGTTCGTCGGCGCCAACGGGAGCCGCTTCCACGTCGTCGAGGCCGGCACCGGCCCGATGGTGCTCTTCCTCCACGGCTTTCCGGAATACTGGCTGGCCTGGCAGGAACTGCTGCCGGCGGTCGCCGACGCGGGGTTCCGGGCGGTCGCGATGGACCTGCGCGGGTACGGCGCGAGCGACAAGCCACCCCGGGGGTACGACGGCTACACCCTCGCCGCCGACGTGGCCGGGCTGATCCGGGCGCTCGGCGAACGGTCGGCGACCCTGGTCGGCTCCGGAGCCGGCGGCCTCATCGCCTGGACCGCCGCCTCGTTCCACCCCAGCCTGGTCCGGCGGCTGGTGGTGCTCGGGGCGCCGCACCCGCTCCGGCTGCGGGCCGCCATCTTCGCCGACCCGCGCGGCCAGTTCGCCGCCTCCACCCCGACCCTGAAGTTCCAGCTACCCCGCTACGAGCACGTGCTGACCCGGGACGACGCCGCCGAGGTGGAGGCGATCCTGCGCCGCTGGGGCGGGCCACGCTGGGTGAACGGCCCGGACTTCGCGGCGTACGCCCGGAGCTGCCGGGAGGCGATGCAGATCCCGCAGGCGGCCTTCTGCGCCATGGAGGGCTACCGGTGGGCGTTCCGGTCGGTGCTGCGGCTGCACGGCTACCGGTTCGTCAAGCTGATGCAACGCCCGCTGGTCACGCCGACCCTCCAGCTCCACGGTGCCCTCGACCGGTCGTCCCTGCCGCGTACCGCCCAGGGCTCGGGCCGCTACGTGATCGCCCCGTACGAGTGGCGGCTGCTCGACGAGGTCGGGCACTTCCCGCACATGGAGGCACCGGACGTGGTGCTCGGGGAGATCCTGCGCTGGGCGAAGTCCTGA
- a CDS encoding immune inhibitor A domain-containing protein, which produces MGLLGLSLTATGLVAGTAASAAPAAKLPAAAPSVAEPARADHDLPNPLEEKRRALRQEGLSEVLSGRAKAEKINGSTVVKVGEKAAKGPKAGKAAKSTKAGKGPTQDQYVELSREQTDQIFVILVEFGNERHPSYPDQDTDPNTAGPTRFDGPLRNEIDKPNRAVDNSTVWQSDYNADYYRKLYFGTAPGDESLKQYYEAQSSGRYSVDGEVTNWVKVRYNEARYGRSNGYPCASNVCSNTWALVRDAANQWVADQKAQGRSDAEIAADVRAMDQWDRYDYDGDGDFNEPDGYIDHFQIVHAGGDQADGDPFQGEDAIWSHRWYAYASDIGNTGPAANPLGGTQIGNTGVWIGDYTIQPENGGRSVFYHEYGHDLGLPDDYNINNGGDNNNEHWTLMAQSRLGDKNDGGIGERGGDLGAWNKLQLGWLDYEVVKAGQKRTLELGPQEYNSSKAQAAVVVLPQREYTFQNGKPFEGTKQFFSGNADDLNNTMTRTIDLTGKSSAALTMKGRYSIEEDYDYLFFEASTDGGQTWSSLPGTANGKALKEISTGRFALDGSSNGQWVDVNIPLNSLAGKVAQFRLRYQTDGGLSAGGFYGDTITVTADGQTVLSDGAEAGASGWTLSGWSIVEESYKRKFDNYYIAGNRSYVSYDKYLKTGPYYFGYLNTRPDYVDHYAYQEGLLISYWNLRWADNDTFDHPGEGRNLIIDAHPRPIYNLTGNPWRARVQVYDAPFSLNKADSFTLHINGQAQYIRGQDAQPVFNDTKQYWYPELPNHGVKLPAAGVKITVQQQKGTSMKVKFS; this is translated from the coding sequence GTGGGTCTGCTCGGGCTTTCGCTGACCGCGACGGGACTGGTGGCAGGCACGGCCGCCAGCGCCGCGCCGGCCGCGAAGCTGCCGGCCGCCGCTCCGTCGGTGGCCGAGCCCGCCCGGGCCGACCATGACCTGCCCAACCCGCTGGAAGAGAAGCGCCGGGCACTGCGCCAGGAGGGCCTGAGCGAGGTCCTCTCCGGCCGGGCGAAGGCCGAGAAGATCAACGGCAGCACGGTCGTCAAGGTCGGCGAGAAGGCGGCCAAGGGTCCCAAGGCGGGTAAGGCCGCCAAGAGCACCAAGGCCGGCAAGGGTCCGACCCAGGACCAGTACGTCGAGCTCTCGCGCGAGCAGACCGACCAGATCTTCGTGATCCTCGTCGAGTTCGGCAACGAGCGGCACCCGAGCTACCCGGACCAGGACACCGACCCGAACACCGCGGGCCCGACCCGGTTCGACGGGCCGCTACGCAACGAGATCGACAAGCCCAACCGGGCGGTGGACAACTCCACCGTCTGGCAGTCGGACTACAACGCCGACTACTACCGCAAGCTGTACTTCGGCACCGCCCCCGGCGACGAGTCGCTGAAGCAGTACTACGAGGCGCAGTCCTCGGGCCGCTACAGCGTCGACGGCGAGGTCACCAACTGGGTCAAGGTGCGGTACAACGAGGCGCGCTACGGCCGCTCCAACGGCTACCCGTGCGCCTCCAACGTCTGCTCCAACACCTGGGCCCTGGTCCGGGACGCCGCCAACCAGTGGGTCGCCGACCAGAAGGCGCAGGGCCGGTCGGACGCGGAGATCGCCGCCGACGTGCGGGCGATGGACCAGTGGGACCGGTACGACTACGACGGCGACGGCGACTTCAACGAGCCGGACGGCTACATCGACCACTTCCAGATCGTCCACGCCGGCGGCGACCAGGCCGACGGTGACCCGTTCCAGGGTGAGGACGCCATCTGGAGCCACCGCTGGTACGCCTACGCCTCCGACATCGGCAACACCGGCCCGGCCGCCAACCCGCTCGGCGGCACCCAGATCGGCAACACCGGCGTCTGGATCGGCGACTACACCATCCAGCCGGAGAACGGTGGACGTAGCGTCTTCTACCACGAGTACGGCCACGACCTCGGCCTGCCGGACGACTACAACATCAACAACGGCGGGGACAACAACAACGAGCACTGGACCCTGATGGCCCAGAGCCGCCTCGGCGACAAGAACGACGGCGGCATCGGCGAGCGCGGCGGCGACCTCGGCGCCTGGAACAAGCTCCAGCTCGGCTGGCTCGACTACGAGGTCGTCAAGGCCGGCCAGAAGCGCACCCTGGAGCTGGGCCCGCAGGAATACAACTCCAGCAAGGCGCAGGCCGCGGTGGTGGTGCTCCCGCAGCGGGAGTACACCTTCCAGAACGGCAAGCCGTTCGAGGGCACCAAGCAGTTCTTCTCGGGCAACGCCGACGACCTGAACAACACGATGACGCGGACCATCGACCTCACCGGGAAGAGCAGCGCCGCGCTCACCATGAAGGGTCGCTACAGCATCGAGGAGGACTACGACTACCTCTTCTTCGAGGCGTCCACCGACGGTGGCCAGACCTGGTCGAGCCTGCCGGGCACGGCCAACGGCAAGGCCCTCAAGGAGATCTCGACCGGACGCTTCGCCCTGGACGGCTCCAGCAACGGGCAGTGGGTCGACGTCAACATCCCGCTGAACTCCCTCGCCGGCAAGGTCGCGCAGTTCCGGCTGCGCTACCAGACCGACGGTGGCCTCTCCGCCGGTGGCTTCTACGGTGACACCATCACCGTCACCGCCGACGGGCAGACCGTGCTCAGCGACGGTGCCGAGGCGGGTGCCAGCGGCTGGACCCTCAGCGGCTGGAGCATCGTCGAGGAGAGCTACAAGCGGAAGTTCGACAACTACTACATCGCCGGCAACCGGTCGTACGTCTCGTACGACAAGTACCTGAAGACCGGCCCGTACTACTTCGGCTACCTGAACACCCGCCCGGACTACGTGGACCACTACGCGTACCAGGAGGGTCTGCTCATCTCCTACTGGAACCTCCGGTGGGCCGACAACGACACGTTCGACCACCCGGGTGAGGGTCGTAACCTGATCATCGACGCGCACCCGCGGCCGATCTACAACCTGACCGGCAACCCCTGGCGGGCCCGCGTCCAGGTCTACGACGCGCCGTTCAGCCTGAACAAGGCCGACTCGTTCACGCTGCACATCAACGGCCAGGCCCAGTACATCCGGGGCCAGGACGCGCAGCCGGTGTTCAACGACACCAAGCAGTACTGGTACCCGGAGCTGCCGAACCACGGCGTCAAGCTCCCGGCCGCCGGCGTCAAGATCACGGTTCAGCAGCAGAAGGGCACCTCGATGAAGGTGAAGTTCTCCTGA
- a CDS encoding WXG100 family type VII secretion target, which translates to MDHGVLVVNFAALQQAGADIQKALNTLDSQLGQLERDAAPLVASWAGEARQAYEQRQARWRAASQDLQAMLRDIKLAVEDSAADYLDTEKRNANLFQ; encoded by the coding sequence ATGGACCACGGTGTGCTGGTCGTCAACTTCGCCGCGTTGCAACAGGCCGGCGCGGACATCCAGAAGGCGCTGAACACCCTCGACAGCCAGCTCGGGCAGCTCGAACGGGACGCCGCGCCGCTGGTCGCGAGCTGGGCCGGCGAGGCCCGCCAGGCGTACGAGCAGCGGCAGGCGCGGTGGCGGGCCGCCTCGCAGGACCTGCAGGCCATGCTGCGTGACATCAAGCTCGCGGTGGAGGACTCCGCCGCCGACTACCTCGACACCGAGAAGCGGAACGCCAACCTGTTCCAGTAG